A stretch of the Vidua chalybeata isolate OUT-0048 chromosome 19, bVidCha1 merged haplotype, whole genome shotgun sequence genome encodes the following:
- the USP43 gene encoding ubiquitin carboxyl-terminal hydrolase 43 has protein sequence MRAAAGPGPAGPGLAGRLLRTWARLAGGRGGRRAAPEDDEGGFRGGSRRRLGGAAPAAAGGDAGGDAGAGGGERPPGAQGLRNHGNTCFMNAVVQCLSNTAPLAERLALGRYRARGARAEVTQRLAALVRALWTRQYTPQLSAEFKNIVSKHSSQFRGNAQHDALEFLLWLLDRMHEDLGAASPAQQSRGPTQPGKDGSSGASRSPPGTQHPRGQSFVQSHFQAQYRSSLTCPHCLRQSNTFDPFLCISLPIPLRQTRPLNVTLVLQCERWRFVRVGLAVPLLGTVADLREMVARHGRVPAEQVILAEVSPRGLLRSLADPEALRAAGEAAPVYAFQPPPARRAGCPRSLPTSPAVPRPEGPRLLPSAARSSDCLHRAPGGRILLLLCNTAGTGPQLARFGPPLVLREERGVSWEQLQQNILAQLRGVLRGEVRPQGTGALFRIRLAGGSPPCTYLSPQDPRPLCHPAIDRALQLCGAGGPPHVRLTVEWDTSTKERLFGSIQEEVVQDAESVRQQQQAHGQQHSCTLDECFQLYTKEEQLAPDDAWRCPHCKVPQQGTVKLSLWTLPDILIIHLKRFRQVAEQRHKLTTLVRFPLRGLDMAPHVAQRGQPGGQLLGRWAPWQPPLRLPPGCPRDHLYDLYAVCNHHGSMQGGHYTAFCCNALDGRWYSYDDSRVEGVREAEVSTRSAYILFYQRRRAAGSGTGHWVFRLAASEPRADPRTDPDPSGSVAAPENGGFEARPPVRGLQGLHGRSLSVRTAPAGPPGQGEPGPPRAPRRLRRAASAEGTPRRPPPGPGSPGAAGPQGDAGVPPGRCPPGPSALGRSRSSASLPPRPEAGLRRSASLGRGAAGPPPAARGPPGATLQRGRQLPGPLRPAAVPESSF, from the exons ATGCgcgccgcggcggggccggggccggcggggccggg CCTGGCCGGGCGGCTGCTCCGCACCTGGGCGCGCCTggccggggggcgcgggggccgccgcgccgcccccgaGGATGACGAGGGCGGGTTCCGGGGGGGGTCGCGGCGGCGGctcggcggggcggccccggcggcggcggggggcgaTGCGGGAGGCGATGCGGGAgcgggcggcggggagcggccgcCGGGCGCGCAGGGGCTGCGGAACCACGGCAACACCTGCTTCATGAACGCCGTGGTGCAGTGCCTGAGCAACACGGCGCCGCTGGCCGAGCGCCTGGCGCTGGGCCGGTACCGCGCCCGCGGCGCCCGCGCCGAGGTCACGCAGCGGCTGGCGGCCCTGGTCCGAGCGCTCTGGACCCGCCAGTACACCCCGCAGCTCTCCGCAGAGTTCAAG AACATCGTCTCCAAGCACAGCTCGCAGTTCCGGGGCAATGCTCAGCACGACGCGCTCGAgttcctgctctggctgctggacCGAATGCACGAGGACCTGGGCGCCGCCTCCCCCGCCCAGCAGAGCCGCGGCCCCACGCAG CCTGGCAAGGACGGGAGCAGCGGTGCCAGCAGGTCTCCCCCCGGCACCCAGCACCCCCGGGGGCAGAGCTTCGTGCAGAGCCACTTCCAGGCCCAGTACAG GTCCTCCCTGACGTGCCCTCACTGCCTGAGGCAGAGCAACACCTTCGACCCCTTCCTGTGCATCTCCCTGCCCATCCCGCTGCGCCAGACCAG GCCTCTGAACGTCACGCTGGTGCTGCAGTGCGAGCGCTGGCGCTTCGTGCGGGTGGGCCTGGCCGTGCCGCTGCTGGGCACCGTGGCCGACCTGCGGGAGATGGTGGCGCGGCACGGCCGCGTCCCCGCCGAGCAG GTGATCCTGGCCGAGGTGTCCCCGCGGGGGCTCCTGCGCTCGCTCGCCGACCCCGAGGCGCTGCGGGCGGCCGGCGAGGCCGCGCCCGTCTACGCCTTCcagccgccgcccgcccgccgcgcaG GGTGTCCCCGCAGCCTCCCCACGTCCCCCGCGGTGCCGCGGCCGGAGGGGCCGCGCCTGCTGCCCAGCGCCGCCCGCTCCTCCGACTGCCTGCACCGCGCGCCCGGCGGCcgcatcctgctgctgctctgcaacaCGGCGGGCACGGGGCCGCAGCTCGCCAG GTTCGGGCCGCCGCTGGTGCTGCGGGAGGAGCGCGGCgtctcctgggagcagctgcagcagaacatCCTGGCCCAGCTGAGGGGGGTCCTGCGGGGAGAGGTCCGGCCACAG GGCACGGGAGCCCTTTTCCGGATCCGCCTGGCCGGGGGCTCGCCCCCCTGCACCTACCTGTCCCCTCAGGATCCCCGTCCTCTCTGCCACCCTGCCATCGACAG GGCCCTGCAGCtgtgcggggccgggggccCTCCCCACGTGAGGCTGACGGTGGAGTGGGACACGAGCACCAAAGAGAG GCTGTTCGGGAGCATCCAGGAGGAGGTGGTGCAGGACGCGGAGAGCGtgcggcagcagcagcaggcgcacgggcagcagcacagctgcaccctGGACGAGTGCTTCCAGCTCTACACCAAGGAGGAGCAG CTGGCCCCGGACGATGCCTGGCGCTGCCCGCACTGCAAGGTGCCCCAGCAGGGCACGGTGAAGCTCAGCCTGTGGACGCTGCCCGACATCCTCATCATCCACCTGAAGCGCTTCCGGCAGGTGGCCGAGCAGCGGCACAAGCTCACCACGCTGGTGAGGTTCCCGCTGCGGGGGCTGGACATGGCCCCGCACGTGGCACAGCGGGGCCAGCCCggggggcagctcctggggcgCTGGGCGCCCTGGCAGCCCCCCCTGCGCCTGCCCCCGGGCTGCCCCCGCGACCACCTGTACGACCTGTACGCCGTCTGCAACCACCACGGCAGCATGCAGGGCGGCCACTACACCG CGTTCTGCTGCAACGCCCTGGACGGGCGCTGGTACAGCTACGACGACAGCCGGGTGGAGGGGGTGCGCGAGGCCGAGGTGAGCACCCGCAGCGCCTACATCCTCTTCTACCagcgccgccgcgccgccggctCCGGCACGG GGCACTGGGTGTTCCGCCTGGCCGCCTCCGAGCCCCGCGCCGACCCCCGCACCGACCCCGACCCCTCGGGCTCCGTCGCCGCCCCGGAGAACG GCGGGTTCGAGGCGCGGCCCCCGGTGCGGGGTCTGCAGGGGCTGCACGGTCGCAGCCTCAGCGTCCGGACCGCCCCCGCCGGACCCCCGGGACAGGGGGAGCCGggccccccccgcgccccccgaCGGCTCCGCCGGGCCGCCAGCGCCGAGGGGACCCCGCGCCGGCCGCCCCCgggccccggcagccccggggccgcggggccgcaGGGGGACGCGGGTGTCCCCCCGGGCCGCTgcccccccggcccctcggCGCTGGGGCGGTCGCGGAGCTCGGCCAGCCTCCCGCCCCGGCCCGAGGCGGGGCTGCGCAGATCCGCCTCGCTGGGCaggggcgcggcggggccgcccccggcCGCCCGGGGTCCCCCCGGGGCCACCCTGCAGCGCGgccggcagctccccgggccCCTGCGCCCCGCGGCCGTGCCCGAGTCCAGCTTCTGA